The Megalops cyprinoides isolate fMegCyp1 chromosome 10, fMegCyp1.pri, whole genome shotgun sequence genome window below encodes:
- the clk2b gene encoding dual specificity protein kinase CLK2b isoform X1 yields the protein MADSRCRMDVDRNIWLTMPHSRRYPSSERASRGSYQDRYRGRKHRRRRPPSMSSSSERERRGGGHRHEDSYLRSRSYDNRSPDRRPYDRRYCEGYRRLDYSREREREREKERERERERERERERERGAAEGYYAHGDFAPRPYEYRRDREREREDSRRKHKRRRRRTRSYSPSSSRSNSRTRALSVRDDEEGHLIYRSGDVLQERYEIVNTLGEGTFGRVVQCVDHHRGGARVALKIIKNVEKYKEAARLEINVLEKINEKDPENKHLCVKMYDWFDYHGHMCISFELLALSTFDFLKENNYLPYSISQVRHMAYQICQAVKFLHDNKLTHTDLKPENILFVNSDFTITYNMEKKRDERTVKSTAVRVVDFGSATFDHEHHSTIVSTRHYRAPEVILELGWSQPCDVWSIGCILFEYYLGFTLFQTHDNREHLAMMERIQGPIPSRMIRKTRKQKYFYHGRLDWDESSSAGRYVRENCKPLRRYLLSEAEEHHQLFDLIESMLEYEPSKRVALAAALRHPFFLPLREGGSGGDPGGSKSWEGNRDISR from the exons ATGGCGGACTCCAGGTGCAGGATGGATGTGGACCGAAATATCTGGTTAACG ATGCCTCACTCAAGACGGTACCCATCTTCGGAGCGGGCCAGCCGAGGCAGCTACCAGGACCGTTACCGAGGGCGCAAGCACCGGCGCCGGCGGCCCCCGTCCATGTCCTCCagcagcgagagggagagaagagggggagggcACAGGCATGAAGACAGCTACCTGCGCTCCAGGAG CTACGACAACCGCTCCCCGGACCGCAGACCGTACGACCGGCGCTACTGTGAGGGCTACAGGCGCCTGGACTACAGccgggagagggagcgggagagagagaaggagagggagcgggagagggagagggagagggaacgaGAGCGGGAACGCGGCGCAGCCGAGGGGTACTACGCGCACGGCGACTTCGCCCCCCGGCCCTACGAGTACCGGCGCGACAGAGAGCGCGAGCGGGAGGACAGCAGGCGTAAGCACAAACGAAGGAGGCGTAGAACCAGGTCCTATAGCCCGTCCTCTTCG CGGAGCAACAGCCGGACGAGGGCGTTGAGTGTGAGGGACGACGAGGAAGGGCACCTGATCTATCGGAGTGGGGACGTCCTGCAAGAAAGAT atgagaTTGTCAACACTTTGGGGGAGGGCACCTTTGGGAGGGTAGTCCAGTGCGTGGACCACCACAG GGGAGGAGCCCGCGTGGCCCTGAAGATCATTAAGAACGTGGAGAAATACAAGGAGGCGGCGCGTCTGGAGATCAACGTGCTGGAGAAGATCAACGAGAAGGACCCAGAGAACAAGCA tctgtgtgtgaagaTGTATGACTGGTTCGACTACCACGGCCACATGTGCATCTCCTTTGAGCTGCTGGCGCTGAGCACCTTTGACTTCCTCAAGGAGAACAACTACCTGCCCTACTCCATCAGCCAGGTCCGCCACATGGCCTACCAGATCTGCCAGGCCGTCAAGT TTCTTCACGATAACAAGCTGACGCACACCGACCTGAAGCCGGAAAACATCCTGTTTGTGAATTCAGACTTCACCATCACCTACAACATGGAGAAG AAGCGCGACGAGCGGACGGTGAAGAGCACGGCGGTGCGGGTTGTGGATTTCGGAAGCGCGACCTTCGACCACGAGCACCACAGCACCATCGTGTCGACGCGCCACTACCGCGCCCCTGAGGTCATACTCG AGCTGGGCTGGAGCCAGCCTTGTGACGTGTGGAGCATTGGCTGCATCCTCTTTGAGTATTACCTGGGCTTCACTTTGTTTCAG ACACACGACAACAGGGAGCACCTGGCGATGATGGAGAGAATACAGGGACCAATCCCCTCTAGGATGATCCGTAAGACCAG GAAGCAGAAGTATTTCTATCACGGCCGACTCGACTGGGACGAGAGCTCCTCTGCAGGGAGATACGTGAGGGAGAACTGCAAACCGCTGCgg AGGTacctgctgtctgaggcggaGGAGCACCACCAGCTGTTCGACCTGATCGAGAGCATGCTGGAGTACGAGCCCTCGAAGCGCGTGGCGCTCGCCGCCGCCCTGCGACACCCGTTCTTCCTGCCCCTCCGCGAGGGCGGCAGCGGGGGCGACCCCGGAGGCAGCAAGAGCTGGGAGGGCAACCGTGACATCAGCCGGTGA
- the clk2b gene encoding dual specificity protein kinase CLK2b isoform X3: protein MGKTELYSVYKTCISCVCLCLSRSNSRTRALSVRDDEEGHLIYRSGDVLQERYEIVNTLGEGTFGRVVQCVDHHRGGARVALKIIKNVEKYKEAARLEINVLEKINEKDPENKHLCVKMYDWFDYHGHMCISFELLALSTFDFLKENNYLPYSISQVRHMAYQICQAVKFLHDNKLTHTDLKPENILFVNSDFTITYNMEKKRDERTVKSTAVRVVDFGSATFDHEHHSTIVSTRHYRAPEVILELGWSQPCDVWSIGCILFEYYLGFTLFQTHDNREHLAMMERIQGPIPSRMIRKTRKQKYFYHGRLDWDESSSAGRYVRENCKPLRRYLLSEAEEHHQLFDLIESMLEYEPSKRVALAAALRHPFFLPLREGGSGGDPGGSKSWEGNRDISR, encoded by the exons ATGGGCAAAACTGAACTGTATTCAGTGTATAAGACCTGCATCagctgtgtctgcctgtgcctgtct CGGAGCAACAGCCGGACGAGGGCGTTGAGTGTGAGGGACGACGAGGAAGGGCACCTGATCTATCGGAGTGGGGACGTCCTGCAAGAAAGAT atgagaTTGTCAACACTTTGGGGGAGGGCACCTTTGGGAGGGTAGTCCAGTGCGTGGACCACCACAG GGGAGGAGCCCGCGTGGCCCTGAAGATCATTAAGAACGTGGAGAAATACAAGGAGGCGGCGCGTCTGGAGATCAACGTGCTGGAGAAGATCAACGAGAAGGACCCAGAGAACAAGCA tctgtgtgtgaagaTGTATGACTGGTTCGACTACCACGGCCACATGTGCATCTCCTTTGAGCTGCTGGCGCTGAGCACCTTTGACTTCCTCAAGGAGAACAACTACCTGCCCTACTCCATCAGCCAGGTCCGCCACATGGCCTACCAGATCTGCCAGGCCGTCAAGT TTCTTCACGATAACAAGCTGACGCACACCGACCTGAAGCCGGAAAACATCCTGTTTGTGAATTCAGACTTCACCATCACCTACAACATGGAGAAG AAGCGCGACGAGCGGACGGTGAAGAGCACGGCGGTGCGGGTTGTGGATTTCGGAAGCGCGACCTTCGACCACGAGCACCACAGCACCATCGTGTCGACGCGCCACTACCGCGCCCCTGAGGTCATACTCG AGCTGGGCTGGAGCCAGCCTTGTGACGTGTGGAGCATTGGCTGCATCCTCTTTGAGTATTACCTGGGCTTCACTTTGTTTCAG ACACACGACAACAGGGAGCACCTGGCGATGATGGAGAGAATACAGGGACCAATCCCCTCTAGGATGATCCGTAAGACCAG GAAGCAGAAGTATTTCTATCACGGCCGACTCGACTGGGACGAGAGCTCCTCTGCAGGGAGATACGTGAGGGAGAACTGCAAACCGCTGCgg AGGTacctgctgtctgaggcggaGGAGCACCACCAGCTGTTCGACCTGATCGAGAGCATGCTGGAGTACGAGCCCTCGAAGCGCGTGGCGCTCGCCGCCGCCCTGCGACACCCGTTCTTCCTGCCCCTCCGCGAGGGCGGCAGCGGGGGCGACCCCGGAGGCAGCAAGAGCTGGGAGGGCAACCGTGACATCAGCCGGTGA
- the clk2b gene encoding dual specificity protein kinase CLK2b isoform X2 produces the protein MPHSRRYPSSERASRGSYQDRYRGRKHRRRRPPSMSSSSERERRGGGHRHEDSYLRSRSYDNRSPDRRPYDRRYCEGYRRLDYSREREREREKERERERERERERERERGAAEGYYAHGDFAPRPYEYRRDREREREDSRRKHKRRRRRTRSYSPSSSRSNSRTRALSVRDDEEGHLIYRSGDVLQERYEIVNTLGEGTFGRVVQCVDHHRGGARVALKIIKNVEKYKEAARLEINVLEKINEKDPENKHLCVKMYDWFDYHGHMCISFELLALSTFDFLKENNYLPYSISQVRHMAYQICQAVKFLHDNKLTHTDLKPENILFVNSDFTITYNMEKKRDERTVKSTAVRVVDFGSATFDHEHHSTIVSTRHYRAPEVILELGWSQPCDVWSIGCILFEYYLGFTLFQTHDNREHLAMMERIQGPIPSRMIRKTRKQKYFYHGRLDWDESSSAGRYVRENCKPLRRYLLSEAEEHHQLFDLIESMLEYEPSKRVALAAALRHPFFLPLREGGSGGDPGGSKSWEGNRDISR, from the exons ATGCCTCACTCAAGACGGTACCCATCTTCGGAGCGGGCCAGCCGAGGCAGCTACCAGGACCGTTACCGAGGGCGCAAGCACCGGCGCCGGCGGCCCCCGTCCATGTCCTCCagcagcgagagggagagaagagggggagggcACAGGCATGAAGACAGCTACCTGCGCTCCAGGAG CTACGACAACCGCTCCCCGGACCGCAGACCGTACGACCGGCGCTACTGTGAGGGCTACAGGCGCCTGGACTACAGccgggagagggagcgggagagagagaaggagagggagcgggagagggagagggagagggaacgaGAGCGGGAACGCGGCGCAGCCGAGGGGTACTACGCGCACGGCGACTTCGCCCCCCGGCCCTACGAGTACCGGCGCGACAGAGAGCGCGAGCGGGAGGACAGCAGGCGTAAGCACAAACGAAGGAGGCGTAGAACCAGGTCCTATAGCCCGTCCTCTTCG CGGAGCAACAGCCGGACGAGGGCGTTGAGTGTGAGGGACGACGAGGAAGGGCACCTGATCTATCGGAGTGGGGACGTCCTGCAAGAAAGAT atgagaTTGTCAACACTTTGGGGGAGGGCACCTTTGGGAGGGTAGTCCAGTGCGTGGACCACCACAG GGGAGGAGCCCGCGTGGCCCTGAAGATCATTAAGAACGTGGAGAAATACAAGGAGGCGGCGCGTCTGGAGATCAACGTGCTGGAGAAGATCAACGAGAAGGACCCAGAGAACAAGCA tctgtgtgtgaagaTGTATGACTGGTTCGACTACCACGGCCACATGTGCATCTCCTTTGAGCTGCTGGCGCTGAGCACCTTTGACTTCCTCAAGGAGAACAACTACCTGCCCTACTCCATCAGCCAGGTCCGCCACATGGCCTACCAGATCTGCCAGGCCGTCAAGT TTCTTCACGATAACAAGCTGACGCACACCGACCTGAAGCCGGAAAACATCCTGTTTGTGAATTCAGACTTCACCATCACCTACAACATGGAGAAG AAGCGCGACGAGCGGACGGTGAAGAGCACGGCGGTGCGGGTTGTGGATTTCGGAAGCGCGACCTTCGACCACGAGCACCACAGCACCATCGTGTCGACGCGCCACTACCGCGCCCCTGAGGTCATACTCG AGCTGGGCTGGAGCCAGCCTTGTGACGTGTGGAGCATTGGCTGCATCCTCTTTGAGTATTACCTGGGCTTCACTTTGTTTCAG ACACACGACAACAGGGAGCACCTGGCGATGATGGAGAGAATACAGGGACCAATCCCCTCTAGGATGATCCGTAAGACCAG GAAGCAGAAGTATTTCTATCACGGCCGACTCGACTGGGACGAGAGCTCCTCTGCAGGGAGATACGTGAGGGAGAACTGCAAACCGCTGCgg AGGTacctgctgtctgaggcggaGGAGCACCACCAGCTGTTCGACCTGATCGAGAGCATGCTGGAGTACGAGCCCTCGAAGCGCGTGGCGCTCGCCGCCGCCCTGCGACACCCGTTCTTCCTGCCCCTCCGCGAGGGCGGCAGCGGGGGCGACCCCGGAGGCAGCAAGAGCTGGGAGGGCAACCGTGACATCAGCCGGTGA